The following proteins are encoded in a genomic region of Mus caroli chromosome 18, CAROLI_EIJ_v1.1, whole genome shotgun sequence:
- the Dele1 gene encoding death ligand signal enhancer: MWRLTGILGRALPRLLGPGFRGVTPKPTSSDGPQTTSPTLPLPRLSFDRSGSHGSKRSRDPKCCGWKDAFHWMSAHVSPNTLRDAISWGTLAVLALHLARQIHFHAPLVAGPQPAERSWHSPLYRFLSSSWWHPHSSLRRHVLPSPDCPAPRNTGLREPRQGQEEPSARSQCLPSDSSLRSGLLNLPEEEPSDFDFLHASRDFTSQAKAAEAHPPGGKNEQDKAKALPLEEAVTSIQQLFQLSVAITFNFLGTENIKTGDYTAAFSYFQKAADRGYSKAQYNVGLCLEHGRGTPRDLSKAILFYYLAAIQGHSLAQYRYARCLLQSPGSLSDPERERAVSLLKQAADSGLTEAQAFLGVLLTKEPHLDEQRAVKYLWLAASNGDSQSRFHLGICYEKGLGAQRNLGEAVKCYQQAAAMGNEPARERLRTLFNVEAAGPSHLATTGLKSFSSPSLCSLNTLLAGASGLPHASSTGNLGLLCRSGHLGASHGAPSRAIPSLERSLVRLGFG; the protein is encoded by the exons ATGTGGCGCCTGACAGGGATCCTGGGGCGAG CTCTTCCCCGCCTGCTGGGACCTGGCTTCCGAGGGGTAACGCCCAAACCCACCAGTTCAGATGGGCCTCAGACAACCTCCCCTACCCTGCCCCTCCCTAGGCTCAGCTTTGACAG ATCAGGCTCCCACGGTTCAAAGAGGAGCAGGGACCCAAAGTGCTGTGGATGGAAAGATGCCTTTCACTGGATGTCTGCTCATGTCTCCCCAAACACATTGCGGGACGCCATCTCATGG GGCACTCTGGCGGTGCTGGCCTTGCACCTGGCGAGGCAGATCCACTTCCACGCCCCTCTGGTAGCAGGACCTCAGCCAGCTGAACGCTCTTGGCACAGTCCCCTGTACcgcttcctctcctcttcctggtgGCACCCACACTCCT cacttcggaggcatgTTCTTCCCAGTCCTGACTGCCCAGCTCCCAGGAACACTGGCCTCAGGGAACCaaggcagggccaggaagaaCCCTCAGCTCGTTCCCAGTGCCTTCCCTCAGATAGCTCCCTGAGATCTGGACTTCTGAATCTGCCTGAAGAAG AGCCCAGTGACTTTGACTTCCTGCATGCTAGCAGGGACTTCACATCCCAGGCAAAGGCAGCCGAGGCCCATCCCCCTGGAGGAAAAAAT gaacaagacaaggccaAGGCTCTTCCTCTGGAGGAGGCTGTGACTTCCATTCAGCAACTCTTTCAGCTCAGTGTAGCCATCACTTTCAACTTCCTGG GGACAGAGAACATAAAGACGGGGGACTACACGGCAGCCTTTTCCTACTTCCAGAAAGCTGCAGACCGTGGCTACAGCAAAGCACAGTACAATGTGGGCCTGTGTCTCGAGCATGGCAGAGGCACCCCCAGGGACCTCAGCAAG GCTATCCTCTTTTACTATCTGGCTGCCATCCAGGGCCACAGCCTGGCTCAGTACCGCTATGCCAGGTGCCTGTTGCAAAGTCCAGGCTCTTTGTCAGACCCTGAGCGAGAGAGGGCAGTCTCTCTGCTGAAGCAGGCTGCAGACTCTGGCTTGACCGAG GCCCAAGCTTTCCTTGGGGTGCTCCTTACTAAGGAACCACACCTGGATGAACAGAGAGCAGTAAAATACCTCTGGCTGGCGGCCAGCAATGGG GACTCTCAGAGCAGATTCCACTTGGGAATTTGCTATGAGAAGGGCCTTGGTGCACAGAGGAATCTAGGAGAGGCCGTGAAGTGCTACCAGCAGGCAGCAGCTATGGGGAATGAACCTGCCCGGGAGAGGCTTCGGACCCTCTTTAACGTGGAAGCAGCAG GGCCGAGCCACCTGGCCACGACAGGACTGAAgtctttctccagcccctccctctgcaGCCTGAACACCCTGTTGGCTGGTGCCTCAGGCCTCCCTCATGCCTCAAGCACTGGGAACCTCGGCCTCCTCTGCAGAAGTGGCCATCTTGGAGCCAGCCATGGTGCCCCCAGCAGAGCTATACCATCCTTGGAAAGGAGTCTCGTAAGACTGGGTTTTGGCTAA